From the Candidatus Brocadiia bacterium genome, one window contains:
- the atpA gene encoding F0F1 ATP synthase subunit alpha, protein MQIKPEEITNIIQGEISKYEARLQTETVGTVLQVGDGIARVYGLDKVMSGELVEFVPSTQTTKSQEAAIYGMALNLEENNIGCVVLGDSSFIKEGDSVRSTGRIAQVPVGKALIGRVVDALGAPLDGKGPIVTSEFKPIEGGSPNVVQRQPVKEPLQTGWTAIDSMIPIGRGQRELIIGDRQTGKTALVIDTIINQKESDVLCIYVAIGQKTSTVASIVDTLEKHGAMKYSIVVCANASDPAPLLYIAPYAGCAMGEYFRDNKQHALVIYDDLSKHAVAYRQLSLLLRRPPGREAYPGDIFNLHSRLLERAAKLSDELGAGSLTALPIVETQAGDISGYISTNVISITDGQIFLESDLFYAGVRPAINVGLSVSRVGGSAQANAMRKVAGRLRMELAQYRALAAFAQFASDLDKATQAQLIRGERLVEILKQPQYVPLPLETQVVSIYIGTAGLLDSLPIETVRPFVTKFLKFVEESHPGISQEIKKTQKLEDKTAEQIKKALEEFKQNHAETARL, encoded by the coding sequence ATGCAGATAAAGCCCGAAGAAATAACTAATATCATCCAAGGCGAAATCTCAAAATACGAAGCCAGGCTTCAGACCGAAACCGTGGGCACCGTCCTACAGGTCGGCGACGGCATCGCCCGCGTTTACGGACTGGATAAGGTCATGTCCGGCGAGCTGGTCGAGTTCGTACCATCAACCCAGACAACCAAATCACAGGAAGCAGCCATCTACGGCATGGCCCTCAACCTTGAGGAAAACAACATCGGCTGCGTGGTTCTGGGCGATAGCAGCTTTATAAAAGAAGGTGATTCCGTCCGGAGCACCGGACGGATTGCACAGGTGCCGGTCGGCAAAGCTCTTATTGGCCGGGTGGTCGACGCCCTGGGCGCCCCGCTTGACGGCAAAGGCCCCATCGTCACCAGCGAATTCAAGCCCATCGAAGGCGGCTCGCCCAACGTCGTCCAGCGCCAGCCAGTCAAAGAACCGCTCCAGACCGGCTGGACAGCCATCGACTCTATGATACCCATCGGACGCGGGCAAAGAGAACTTATAATCGGCGACCGCCAGACCGGTAAAACAGCCTTGGTCATCGATACCATCATCAATCAGAAAGAAAGCGATGTCCTCTGCATATACGTAGCTATCGGGCAAAAAACATCAACTGTCGCGTCTATCGTAGACACGTTGGAAAAACACGGCGCCATGAAATATTCCATCGTTGTTTGCGCCAACGCCAGCGACCCGGCACCCCTCCTTTATATAGCTCCATATGCCGGCTGCGCCATGGGCGAGTATTTTCGCGATAACAAACAACACGCATTGGTCATTTATGATGACCTGTCCAAACACGCGGTCGCCTACCGACAGCTATCACTGTTGTTGCGTCGCCCACCCGGCCGCGAGGCCTACCCCGGTGATATATTCAATCTTCACTCCAGACTTCTAGAACGAGCTGCAAAACTGTCCGACGAGCTAGGCGCCGGATCATTAACCGCGTTACCCATCGTAGAAACACAGGCCGGCGATATATCGGGCTATATCTCGACTAACGTTATTTCTATCACGGACGGCCAGATCTTCCTGGAATCAGACCTTTTTTATGCCGGCGTCCGTCCGGCCATAAACGTCGGGCTTTCGGTTTCCAGGGTAGGCGGATCGGCTCAAGCCAATGCTATGAGAAAAGTGGCCGGCCGGCTCAGGATGGAGCTGGCCCAATACCGCGCCCTGGCTGCTTTTGCCCAGTTTGCCTCAGATCTGGATAAAGCTACTCAAGCACAGCTCATCCGCGGTGAACGCTTAGTCGAAATACTTAAACAACCACAATATGTCCCCCTGCCGCTAGAAACACAGGTGGTATCCATCTATATCGGCACCGCCGGCCTGCTTGATTCCCTGCCCATAGAAACGGTTCGTCCGTTTGTAACCAAGTTCCTCAAATTCGTGGAGGAAAGCCATCCGGGTATCAGTCAGGAAATAAAAAAGACACAGAAACTCGAAGACAAGACTGCCGAACAAATAAAGAAAGCGCTTGAAGAATTTAAACAAAACCACGCAGAAACTGCCAGGCTATAA
- a CDS encoding DapH/DapD/GlmU-related protein has product MKKNNQVKVKMGRGCTVEKGALVGYKTPRKIADHTLTIGNNAYIRSGSVIYSGSNIGTSLATGHNVIIREENTIGDHLSIWSNSIIDYGCRIGDNVKIHSNVYIAQFTVIEDNVFIAPGVSIANDIHPGCESSGKCMRGPIIKKGAQIGVNSTILPFVTIGTGAVIGSGSVVSRDIPAYSVAYGNPARVHNKTKNLECVTGLSKKPYSR; this is encoded by the coding sequence ATGAAAAAGAATAACCAGGTCAAAGTTAAAATGGGCCGGGGTTGCACCGTGGAAAAAGGCGCCCTGGTGGGTTATAAAACGCCCCGCAAGATCGCTGACCATACTTTAACTATCGGCAACAACGCATATATCCGCTCAGGCAGCGTCATCTACTCCGGCTCAAACATCGGCACTAGCCTGGCTACCGGCCATAACGTCATTATCCGCGAAGAAAACACTATCGGCGACCACCTTTCCATCTGGAGCAATTCAATCATAGATTACGGCTGCCGAATAGGCGATAATGTAAAAATACATTCCAATGTTTACATCGCCCAGTTCACGGTAATTGAAGATAACGTCTTTATCGCACCGGGCGTCAGCATAGCCAACGACATACATCCGGGCTGTGAATCATCCGGCAAATGCATGCGCGGACCTATTATCAAAAAAGGCGCTCAGATAGGCGTTAACAGCACTATATTGCCATTCGTTACGATTGGAACGGGCGCGGTAATCGGTTCAGGCTCGGTAGTCAGCCGCGACATCCCGGCCTACAGCGTAGCTTACGGCAATCCGGCCCGGGTACACAATAAAACCAAGAACCTTGAGTGCGTTACCGGCCTGTCTAAAAAGCCATATTCTCGATAA
- a CDS encoding DUF3187 family protein: MKRFSIFACVLILAIISSVASAENSLKRKQLLDTELTSFFTAPIESLNNNLFHSLIMIPSLENADTIKPSYLYLKGGGEYSTANFRSSRDGWNVNYRGVYEESFIEGRYGFAERIELRARINAAAIDEKDTVTISNGTDQYLSGNGGIGLSNMILGIKIPFTNQKSKITRALGLSLKMPLSLKDNLIDSDSTDIALSYYLTRPVKPNLYLHSYLGYVITGKVDIFSKLFNPKDVFYYGAGLSWRAADTLVWINQIQGNINAFRKIDALKKNPLTIQSGIRYSEDGRFFNEFNIGTGLNKESSDFIISLSIGTMF, translated from the coding sequence ATGAAAAGATTTTCGATTTTTGCCTGTGTTTTAATCCTGGCAATTATATCCTCTGTTGCCTCGGCAGAAAACTCATTGAAAAGAAAACAACTCCTGGATACCGAGCTGACTTCGTTTTTTACGGCACCGATTGAATCCTTAAATAATAATCTTTTTCACTCGTTGATAATGATTCCATCGCTGGAAAATGCCGATACCATAAAGCCATCATATCTTTACCTAAAGGGCGGCGGCGAATATTCCACGGCTAATTTTCGTTCCAGCCGCGACGGCTGGAACGTGAATTACCGCGGGGTTTATGAAGAATCATTCATTGAAGGCCGTTATGGCTTCGCCGAACGCATCGAACTCCGAGCCCGGATTAATGCGGCGGCCATAGATGAAAAAGACACCGTAACGATTTCTAACGGCACAGATCAATATCTATCCGGCAACGGCGGCATCGGATTGAGCAATATGATTTTAGGCATCAAAATACCGTTTACCAACCAGAAGTCCAAAATAACCCGGGCGCTGGGCCTTTCTTTAAAGATGCCTCTTTCGCTAAAAGACAACTTGATAGACTCAGACAGCACCGATATCGCACTTTCGTATTACTTAACCAGGCCGGTAAAACCAAATCTTTACCTTCATTCATATCTGGGATACGTCATAACCGGCAAGGTCGACATCTTTTCCAAATTGTTTAACCCTAAGGATGTGTTCTATTATGGTGCCGGGCTGAGCTGGCGGGCCGCTGACACCCTGGTCTGGATAAACCAGATTCAGGGAAATATCAATGCCTTCAGAAAAATTGACGCACTTAAGAAAAATCCCCTGACTATTCAAAGCGGCATCCGTTACAGTGAAGATGGCCGATTCTTCAATGAATTCAATATCGGTACGGGACTTAACAAAGAATCCTCCGATTTTATAATATCCCTGTCAATAGGAACGATGTTCTAA
- the atpH gene encoding ATP synthase F1 subunit delta, giving the protein MINANIAKRYASALIRIAQNKNIVGKTGEELLLALKVYLTSSLPRIILNPLISEQEKKSLLERMFTDKLSPNTMEFLKTLIIKKRFDLLPDITEIYGLLSDEAQNIIRVKVTSAFPLSASEENTLLAKLNIITRKKIVLKSELNKSLLGGMLIQLGDTVLDGSVKGRLRYMKEHMFN; this is encoded by the coding sequence ATGATAAACGCCAATATCGCCAAACGTTACGCCAGCGCGCTGATTAGAATCGCGCAAAATAAAAATATCGTCGGTAAAACCGGCGAGGAACTGCTCCTCGCCCTTAAGGTCTACCTAACCTCCAGCCTGCCTAGAATTATCCTGAATCCATTGATTTCCGAACAGGAAAAAAAGTCACTTCTTGAGCGAATGTTTACAGACAAGTTGTCACCCAACACTATGGAATTCCTAAAAACACTCATTATAAAAAAAAGGTTTGACCTATTACCCGATATTACTGAAATTTACGGGCTACTTTCGGACGAAGCGCAGAATATCATCCGGGTCAAAGTTACCTCTGCCTTTCCGCTAAGCGCTTCTGAAGAAAACACGCTCCTGGCTAAGCTAAACATCATAACCCGAAAAAAAATCGTCCTCAAATCCGAGCTGAATAAATCACTCCTGGGCGGGATGCTCATCCAGTTGGGCGACACCGTCCTGGACGGCTCGGTCAAAGGACGCTTGCGATACATGAAAGAACATATGTTTAATTAA
- the atpB gene encoding F0F1 ATP synthase subunit A: MAGQHHPPSILSPLYSKLSGSGLLPEFLKGESGLIYFQVIVISWLIMFGLVLFSLIATRHLKNTPNRLQALIEVIVDKLGNMFDSLMGHGGRKYLGLLGTSFIFIFCLNIMGLIPGLMSPTANWNCTISMALVVIFMVQIYGIKSSGFLGYFKHLAGSPKGLIMWVLVPMMFPLHILGELIKPLSLSIRLYGNISGEDSIILSLVNMGFSSLPLQLMMMFFAVFTSFLQAFVFTALSSIYIMLLTAHE; encoded by the coding sequence ATGGCTGGTCAGCATCATCCTCCATCGATTCTGTCTCCCCTATATAGTAAGCTTTCAGGCAGCGGGCTATTACCCGAATTCCTCAAGGGAGAATCCGGCTTGATTTATTTTCAGGTTATTGTCATCAGCTGGTTGATAATGTTCGGACTGGTGTTGTTTTCGCTTATTGCCACCCGCCACCTAAAGAATACGCCAAATCGTTTGCAGGCGTTGATAGAGGTAATTGTCGACAAGCTGGGCAACATGTTTGATTCATTAATGGGCCACGGCGGCCGGAAATATCTCGGCCTGCTGGGCACCTCGTTTATTTTTATATTCTGCCTTAATATTATGGGTTTAATCCCCGGCTTGATGTCGCCCACTGCCAACTGGAATTGCACTATTTCCATGGCGCTGGTCGTCATTTTTATGGTCCAGATTTACGGCATCAAATCTAGCGGATTCCTGGGATACTTTAAGCACCTGGCCGGATCGCCTAAAGGGCTGATTATGTGGGTTCTGGTGCCCATGATGTTCCCACTTCACATCCTGGGCGAATTGATAAAACCCCTGTCGCTTTCCATAAGGCTGTATGGCAATATATCCGGCGAAGACTCGATTATTTTGTCCTTGGTTAATATGGGTTTCTCTTCGCTTCCGCTCCAATTAATGATGATGTTCTTCGCGGTATTCACTTCATTCCTTCAGGCATTCGTGTTCACCGCGCTTTCATCAATTTACATAATGCTTTTAACAGCACATGAATAA
- the atpF gene encoding F0F1 ATP synthase subunit B has translation MQALSNFFNAMGGQIQVIILLVINFIILFLVLKKFLFSRILEHLDNRKKEIEGTFDKIELDKKEISRLTDEYQAKLNQIEKESYQKIQAAIKEGLSAKTGIISEAHLQSDNIIRKAKDEIDQEKTKAIKELRNEIASLAIQAAEKVIDKELDEKTNTRLVASFLDELGQKPLGK, from the coding sequence ATGCAGGCTTTAAGTAATTTTTTTAATGCCATGGGCGGGCAGATTCAGGTTATCATTTTGCTGGTTATCAACTTCATAATCCTTTTTCTGGTCCTTAAGAAATTCCTTTTTAGCCGGATCCTGGAACACCTGGATAACCGTAAAAAGGAAATAGAGGGTACTTTTGACAAGATTGAGTTGGATAAAAAGGAAATCTCCAGGCTTACTGACGAATACCAGGCTAAACTCAACCAGATAGAGAAAGAAAGCTATCAAAAAATCCAAGCCGCCATAAAGGAAGGCCTGTCGGCCAAGACGGGCATAATTTCCGAGGCCCACCTCCAATCCGATAATATTATCCGCAAAGCTAAGGACGAAATTGATCAGGAAAAAACCAAGGCCATAAAGGAGCTTCGCAACGAAATCGCCTCGCTGGCCATCCAGGCCGCCGAGAAGGTGATTGATAAAGAGCTGGACGAGAAAACCAATACCCGGTTGGTCGCTTCTTTCCTTGATGAACTCGGACAAAAGCCCCTGGGCAAATAA
- a CDS encoding ATP synthase F0 subunit C: protein MDISMTALTIGIGMAIAAAFGAIGQSRAISGAVEAMARQPEAGGRIFTSLIVGLALIETLVIYTLLVTGIFLQGSLDKMINAKYGKDGLEAQKMTETYEAEKAKGGAH, encoded by the coding sequence GTGGATATATCAATGACGGCATTAACCATTGGCATTGGCATGGCAATCGCGGCGGCGTTCGGGGCAATCGGCCAATCACGGGCTATCAGCGGCGCGGTTGAAGCCATGGCCCGGCAACCAGAAGCAGGCGGCAGAATTTTCACATCGCTTATCGTCGGTCTGGCGCTGATTGAAACCCTGGTTATCTATACCCTGTTGGTTACCGGTATCTTCCTGCAGGGCAGCCTGGATAAAATGATTAACGCCAAGTACGGCAAGGACGGATTGGAAGCCCAGAAAATGACCGAAACTTACGAAGCCGAGAAAGCAAAGGGCGGCGCTCACTAA
- a CDS encoding sugar transferase → MIAQRERSYKILLFIADIFSITATFHIAVFTRFNLAKSLFERQGTFSEHMHLIPYAIVIWLIAYRFSGLYNSTLKGSEEFLALIKGSIVGILLAMAVLFFYREVSYSRALVLLFAMLAVAGGIFSRMLFRWIRHQILKGSQSLSRLLIVGRNTLGITLADELARRPIGYEVVGFLDDSPASDHALPIVGRLDELGKVIREKSINEVWIALKDTPRDTVKQLVEICLNAKISWRIVPDLYEVMLDWMRIDNLAGIPLIGIKRSNIIGLNVWIKRIVDIIISFLLIVLAGAPMGIIALLIKIISPGPVLFLQKRVGQNGRRFTFLKFRTMHEGASRLGHKDFTEKWIKGEVESDKEKNEPVVYKIKDDPRIIPYIGKFMRRFSVDELPQFFNVFRGDMSMVGPRPALPYEVENYQEWHLRRLETKPGITGLWQVNGRNLLSFEEMVKLDIYYIENWSLWSDFNILLKTFWAVVGYKAY, encoded by the coding sequence ATGATTGCTCAGCGCGAACGTTCATACAAAATCTTATTGTTTATCGCGGATATCTTTTCGATAACCGCGACGTTTCATATCGCCGTTTTTACCAGATTCAATCTCGCTAAAAGCCTGTTTGAAAGACAAGGCACGTTCAGCGAACACATGCACCTGATACCTTACGCCATAGTTATTTGGCTTATCGCCTATCGCTTCAGCGGACTTTACAATTCGACGCTCAAAGGTTCGGAAGAATTCCTGGCGCTTATAAAAGGGTCTATAGTCGGCATACTGCTGGCCATGGCTGTTTTGTTCTTTTACCGCGAAGTCTCCTATTCCCGGGCGCTGGTGCTGCTTTTCGCGATGCTCGCGGTTGCCGGCGGAATATTTTCCCGCATGCTCTTTAGATGGATTCGCCACCAAATACTCAAAGGTTCGCAAAGCTTGTCCAGGCTTTTGATCGTCGGCCGCAACACTCTGGGCATAACCCTGGCTGACGAATTGGCCAGACGCCCCATCGGATACGAAGTTGTCGGATTCCTGGACGATAGCCCGGCTTCGGACCACGCTTTGCCCATAGTCGGCAGGCTTGACGAACTGGGAAAAGTCATCCGGGAAAAATCCATCAACGAAGTTTGGATTGCCCTCAAAGACACGCCCCGCGATACGGTTAAACAGCTGGTTGAAATTTGCCTTAATGCAAAAATATCGTGGCGCATCGTCCCGGACCTTTATGAGGTCATGCTCGATTGGATGCGGATAGACAACCTGGCCGGAATTCCGCTGATAGGAATAAAACGCTCTAATATCATCGGATTGAATGTCTGGATTAAACGAATTGTGGATATCATCATTTCATTTTTACTGATTGTTCTAGCGGGGGCGCCGATGGGTATTATCGCCCTGCTCATCAAAATCATATCTCCCGGACCGGTTCTTTTCCTGCAAAAACGGGTCGGACAGAACGGCCGTCGCTTTACATTCCTTAAGTTTCGAACCATGCATGAAGGCGCCTCGCGGCTGGGCCATAAGGATTTCACCGAGAAATGGATTAAAGGCGAGGTTGAAAGCGATAAAGAAAAGAACGAACCGGTTGTCTACAAAATAAAAGACGACCCCCGAATAATACCCTATATCGGAAAGTTCATGAGGCGTTTCAGCGTTGACGAGTTGCCACAGTTTTTCAATGTATTCAGGGGTGATATGAGCATGGTCGGACCTCGACCGGCCCTGCCTTATGAAGTTGAGAATTACCAAGAGTGGCATCTCCGGCGGCTGGAAACAAAGCCCGGCATCACAGGCCTATGGCAGGTTAATGGGCGAAATTTACTTTCTTTCGAAGAAATGGTCAAGCTGGATATTTATTACATCGAGAATTGGTCGCTCTGGTCTGATTTTAACATACTTTTAAAAACATTCTGGGCGGTGGTTGGTTATAAAGCATATTAA
- a CDS encoding ComF family protein has product MTGPISSLFNILLDIIYPRYCLECGKNLGSTKHFYLCAECISEITFVNQSNTCPVCGIDLGPYTGGNILCRDCAINKPRFDKALAVARYEGVMRNIILKLKYQKDKPLAVPLSQLITKTIAGSKENIDLVMPTPLYRTKLKERGFNQSQLLADGVANILKIKLSVDNLTKTRETQDQAGLDGLARRENLKNAFSVSRPDEIKGKNILLIDDVLTTGTTVSEISRVLKKIRRE; this is encoded by the coding sequence ATGACCGGTCCCATTTCAAGTCTGTTTAATATCCTGCTGGATATAATTTATCCCCGCTACTGCCTGGAATGCGGCAAAAACCTGGGTTCAACCAAGCATTTTTATCTTTGCGCTGAATGCATCTCTGAGATAACCTTCGTAAACCAGTCTAATACCTGTCCCGTATGCGGCATCGATTTAGGTCCTTATACCGGAGGCAATATCTTGTGCCGAGACTGCGCCATTAACAAGCCCAGGTTTGACAAAGCTTTAGCGGTGGCCCGTTATGAAGGCGTAATGCGCAATATTATCCTAAAACTAAAATACCAGAAAGATAAACCGTTAGCGGTTCCACTGAGCCAATTAATCACAAAAACTATTGCGGGATCAAAAGAAAACATTGATTTAGTCATGCCGACACCTCTTTACCGAACTAAATTAAAGGAACGCGGCTTTAATCAATCACAATTATTAGCCGACGGAGTCGCAAATATCTTGAAAATTAAACTATCTGTTGATAACCTGACAAAAACAAGAGAAACTCAAGATCAAGCCGGGCTGGATGGTCTGGCACGACGGGAAAACCTGAAAAATGCTTTTTCGGTATCCCGGCCCGACGAAATAAAGGGAAAAAATATCCTGCTTATTGACGACGTACTGACCACCGGCACCACGGTATCGGAAATAAGCCGCGTCCTGAAAAAAATCCGGCGCGAATAA
- the acs gene encoding acetate--CoA ligase — MDEKRKFEPPKSVSDKAFIKSMAEYQKMYKESIEDVDGFWSKQASELHWFKKWTKVRDSNFAKADIKWFTGGKLNVSYNCLDRHMESDTKNKVAIIWETDGGESHKLTYEYLYKQVNKFANVLKKQGVKKGDRITIYLPMVPELPVAMLACARLGAIHSVVFGGFSAEALIDRMNDCASSLMITSDIGFRGGKHIPMKETADKALEKSPTVKKVIVFKRDHGNVNMKPGRDAWWHDLMNEKDIADYCKPEEMDAEDPLFFLYTSGSTGKPKGVVHTTGGYLVYTYLTFKYIFDCHKEDIFWCTADIGWVTGHSYIVYGPLSAGVTEVMFEGIPTYPKPDRFWEVVEKHNVTTFYTAPTAIRALAGAGDEWAKKHAMPSLRILGSVGEPINPEAWMWYYNNVGKGRCPILDTWWQTETGGILITPLPGAIPVKPGSASMPFFGVVPEVVNTEGKKVKPNEGGYLVIKQDWPGMMRGVYKDPKRFFDTYFTRFPGVYFTGDGARLDEEGFYWLMGRVDDVINVSGHRIGTAEVESALVAHPKVAEAAVVGYPHDIKGQGIYAYVTLKGGIEGSLDIKKELSVHINKVIGPIAKPDVIQFAPGLPKTRSGKIMRRILRKVAEGVTTDLGDISTLADPSVVANIITGYKTEIDLMKQARK, encoded by the coding sequence ATGGACGAGAAGCGCAAGTTCGAGCCGCCCAAGTCGGTTTCGGATAAGGCCTTCATCAAGAGCATGGCTGAATACCAGAAGATGTACAAGGAATCCATCGAGGACGTGGATGGTTTCTGGAGCAAACAGGCTTCCGAGCTGCACTGGTTTAAGAAATGGACCAAGGTGCGCGACAGTAATTTTGCCAAGGCCGACATAAAGTGGTTCACCGGCGGCAAGCTGAACGTCTCTTACAACTGCCTGGACCGTCACATGGAAAGCGACACCAAGAATAAGGTCGCCATCATCTGGGAAACGGACGGCGGCGAGAGCCATAAACTGACCTACGAATATCTTTACAAGCAAGTCAACAAGTTCGCCAACGTGCTCAAGAAGCAGGGCGTGAAAAAGGGCGACCGCATCACCATCTATCTGCCGATGGTACCGGAACTGCCGGTGGCCATGCTGGCCTGCGCCAGGCTGGGCGCCATCCACAGCGTAGTGTTCGGCGGATTCAGCGCCGAAGCCCTGATTGACCGGATGAACGACTGCGCCTCGTCGCTGATGATCACCTCGGACATCGGCTTCCGCGGCGGCAAGCACATCCCCATGAAGGAAACCGCCGACAAGGCCCTGGAAAAATCACCGACCGTCAAGAAGGTGATAGTTTTCAAGCGGGACCACGGCAACGTCAACATGAAACCGGGCCGCGATGCCTGGTGGCATGACCTGATGAACGAAAAGGATATCGCCGATTATTGCAAGCCGGAAGAAATGGACGCGGAAGACCCTCTGTTCTTCCTGTATACCTCGGGCAGCACCGGCAAGCCCAAAGGCGTGGTGCATACCACCGGCGGATACCTGGTTTACACCTATCTGACCTTTAAGTACATATTCGATTGCCATAAGGAAGACATCTTCTGGTGCACGGCCGATATCGGCTGGGTAACCGGGCACAGCTACATCGTCTACGGACCGCTGTCCGCCGGCGTCACCGAAGTAATGTTCGAAGGCATCCCGACTTATCCCAAGCCGGACCGGTTCTGGGAAGTGGTCGAGAAGCACAATGTCACCACCTTCTACACCGCACCGACAGCCATCAGAGCGCTGGCCGGAGCCGGCGACGAATGGGCCAAGAAGCACGCCATGCCTTCTTTGAGGATTTTAGGCAGCGTGGGCGAACCGATTAACCCCGAAGCCTGGATGTGGTATTACAACAACGTCGGCAAAGGCCGCTGCCCGATTCTGGATACCTGGTGGCAGACCGAGACCGGCGGCATCCTGATTACTCCGCTGCCGGGCGCGATTCCGGTCAAGCCTGGTTCGGCTTCGATGCCGTTCTTCGGCGTGGTCCCGGAAGTGGTCAATACCGAGGGCAAGAAGGTCAAGCCCAACGAAGGCGGATACCTGGTCATCAAGCAGGACTGGCCGGGCATGATGAGAGGCGTCTACAAGGATCCCAAACGCTTCTTTGACACCTACTTCACCCGTTTCCCTGGCGTTTATTTCACCGGCGACGGCGCTCGTTTGGACGAGGAAGGTTTCTACTGGCTGATGGGCCGGGTGGATGACGTCATCAACGTCTCCGGACACCGTATCGGCACGGCCGAAGTGGAAAGCGCCCTGGTGGCGCATCCCAAGGTGGCTGAAGCAGCCGTGGTCGGCTATCCGCACGACATCAAGGGCCAGGGCATTTATGCCTATGTCACCCTCAAAGGCGGCATTGAAGGTTCTTTAGATATCAAGAAAGAACTATCCGTGCATATCAATAAAGTCATCGGGCCGATTGCCAAGCCGGATGTCATCCAGTTTGCACCGGGCCTGCCCAAGACCCGTAGCGGCAAGATAATGAGGCGTATTCTCAGGAAAGTGGCCGAAGGCGTAACCACCGACCTGGGCGATATCTCCACGCTGGCCGATCCGTCGGTAGTGGCCAACATTATCACCGGCTACAAGACCGAAATAGACTTAATGAAACAAGCTCGGAAATAA
- a CDS encoding class II aldolase/adducin family protein, whose amino-acid sequence MSLSTKIVKEFQKIGQAAAAMGINTSHSGNISLRRGDIIYITRRGSMKGFLTNKDIITIGLKPSIKDSAASTEAIVHRSIYLNTNAKAVIHTHPPIATAFSFRNSEIKPIDLEGSLLLPRVPVLNCLKPTASKELADKLPQMLKKSPSVLVKRHGLFCIGQTLEDAFHYTSLTEHAAKIIYFMRK is encoded by the coding sequence ATGAGTCTGTCAACTAAAATCGTCAAGGAGTTCCAGAAAATAGGCCAGGCCGCCGCGGCTATGGGCATCAATACCTCACACAGCGGGAATATCTCTTTACGCCGTGGTGATATTATTTACATAACCCGGCGCGGCTCGATGAAAGGATTCCTAACCAACAAAGACATAATTACTATTGGACTTAAACCGTCAATAAAAGACAGTGCCGCCTCAACCGAAGCAATCGTCCATCGGTCGATATACCTGAACACGAATGCCAAAGCCGTGATTCATACCCATCCGCCTATCGCTACGGCGTTTTCTTTCCGAAACAGTGAAATAAAACCGATTGATTTGGAGGGCTCCCTGCTGCTGCCACGCGTACCGGTTTTAAATTGCCTCAAACCGACCGCATCAAAAGAGCTGGCCGACAAACTACCGCAAATGCTTAAAAAGAGCCCATCCGTTCTGGTAAAAAGACACGGCCTTTTCTGCATCGGACAAACTCTGGAAGACGCTTTCCATTACACCTCTCTTACCGAACACGCCGCTAAAATCATATATTTCATGCGCAAATAA